TGTTATTTTACTTCAAAATAAAAAAATATTAATATTCTATTTTTTAAAATAAAAAGTTTGACAAAAATCACATTTTATAATAGAATAGGGGTGATTTTTTTATTTAGGAGGGGAATAATGACTAACAATTTGTTAGAAAAAGTTTTTAAAATTGAAGAGAGAAAAAGTAGTGTAAGAACAGAAGTAATTGGGGGAGTTACAACATTTTTAGCTATGGCTTACATAATATTTGTAAATCCTGCAATACTATCTTTAGCTGGAATGGATAAAGGAGCTTTAATTACAGTAACTTGCCTAGCTACAGCAATTGGAACATTTTTGGCAGCTTTTATAGGAAATGTACCTATAGCAATGGCACCTGGAATGGGTCTTAATGCATTTTTTACTTTTACACTTGTAATGGGAAAAGGAGTACCTTGGCAAGATGCTTTAGGAGTGGTATTTATATCTGGTGTTTTCTTTTTTATATTAGCAGCTTCAGGACTTAGGGAAAAATTGGCTTCTGCTATTCCTACACCTATTACTATAGCTTCTACAGCAGGAATTGGATTGTTTATAGCTTTTATAGGACTAAAAAATATGGGAATAATAGTAGCTGATCCAGCAACATTAGTAGCATTAGGAAAATTTGATTTACCAGTAACTTTATCAATATTAGGTTTAGTATTAATGGCAATTTTTGAATTAAAAAAAGTTAGAGGTGGAATTTTAATTAGTATTGTAATTATAACAGTATTAGGAATGATATTAGGATTAGTGGAGCTACCTAAAGCTATTATATCTATGCCACCAAGTATAGAACCAATCGCTTTCAAATTAAATATTTTTGGAGCTTTTAAAATCTCACTGTTTGGATCAATATTCTCATTTATGTTTATAGATCTTTTTGACTCTTTAGGATTTCTAATCGCTTGTTTTAGAGAGATAGGTTTAGTAGATGAAAATGGAAAATATAAAGGTTTAGGAAGAATGATGTTTGCTGATGTTTCATCTACAATAATAGGAGCTTGCTTAGGAACAAGTACAGTTACTACATTTGGAGAATCAGCAGCAGGAATAGCAGCAGGAGCAAAAACTGGACTAGCTTCCTTTGTAACTGCAATACTATTTCTATTAGCTTTACTTATTACTCCATTAGTTGGAATAGTTCCAATGTTTGCAGCTGCTCCTTCTCTTGTAATGGTAGGAGTATTTATGTTTAAAAGTGTAAGAGATTTAGATTTATCTGACATAAAAATAGCTGTACCAGCCTTTGTTACAATAATATTTATGCCACTTACTTATAGTATCAGTATTGGTTTAAGTTTTGGATTTGTTAGTTATATTATTATGCATGCTGTGGCTAAAGAATGGAATAAAATAAATACAGTTTTATGGATAATTGGAGCTCTTTCTTTAGTAAATTTAATTTGGAGATAGGAGGAAAAAATGGGAAAACTTTTAATTAAAAATGGATATATAGTATCAATGAATGAAAAAAGAGAAGTTTTCAATGGGGGTTCTATACTTATTGAAGATGATAAAATAAAAGCTATTGGAAAAATAGATGAAAGTTCTTTAGAAAATGATGTAGAAATTTATGATGCTAAAGGGAAAATTATTCTTCCTGGACTTATAAATACTCATGTTCACTTATCACAACAATTGGGAAGAGGAATAGCAGATGATGTTGTTTTACTTACTTGGTTAAGAGAGAGAGTATGGCCTTATGAGAGCAGTTTTGATTATGAAGATTCATTAATATCATCAATGGCTTGTTGTGTAGAAATGATAAAATCAGGAACTACTACTTTTTTAGAGGCTGGAGGACAATATGTTGAAGCTATGGCTGAAGCTGTTGAAAAATGTGGATTAAGAGCTTGTTTATGTAAATCTACTATGGATGAAGGAGAGGGACTTCCAAAACCTTGGCAAAAAACAGCTGAAGAGGAGTTAAGAGAACAAGAGGAATTATTTAAAAAATTAAATAATAAAGCAAATGGAAGAATTAAAATTTGGTTTGGACTTAGAACAATTTTTAATAACTCTGACGAACTAATAGTAGGAACTAAAAAATTAGCTGATAAGTATAATACAGGGATACATATGCATGTACTTGAAGTAAAAGAGGAGATGGATTATACAAGAGCTACTAGAGGAGAAACAACAGTAGAACACCTATATAGATTAGGAGCATTAGGACCAAATTTAGTAGCTGCTCATGTGGTGTGGTTAACTGAAAGAGAGATAGATCTATTTAGACTTTATGATGTAAAAGCTTCTCACAATCCAGCTGCAGCGATGAAAGTTGTTCTAGGATTTGCAAGAATACCTGAGATGATGGAAAAAGGTATTACTGTTGGAATAGGAACAGATGGAGCACCATCTAATAATAGAATGGATATGATGAGAGATATGTATCTAACATCACTATTACATAAAGGAAGAACATTAAATCCTAAGAGCGTATCAGCTGAAGAAGTTTTAGAAATGGCTACTATAAATGGAGCTAAATGTGCTTTACAAGAAAAAGAAATTGGAAGCTTAGAAGTTGGAAAAAAAGCAGACTTAATAGTATTAAATCCAGATAATATTCACTCTTTACCACTAATTGATCCTATTGCTAATATAGTTTATGCTATGGATAGTGAAAATGTAGAGTCAACTATGTGTGATGGAAGATGGCTAATGAAAGAAAGAAAAATATTATTCTTAGATGAGGAAGAACTTTTAGAAAAGGTTAAGATTCAAAGTAAAAAAGTTATAGAAAAAGCTGGAATAAAATTACCAAATAGATTTCCAGTTATTGATGTTAAATAATAGATAAAAAAAAGGGAGCTGTTGTAATTTAAGAATTTACAACAGTACCCTTCTTTTTTTTATAAAAACTCTATGGTATAATTTAGAAGGGATATTAAAAAAATAGGGGTTAGAATATGGAGAAAAAATTTGAACATAGGGTTATTAATTTAGTTGGAGATATAGGAGAGACACTTTTAGAGAATGGATCAGAGATATATAGGGTTGAAAATAGTATTTGTGAAATAGCAAAACATTTTGGTTTTTATCCTCAGTGCTTTGCTACATTAACATGTATAATTATAACTTTTGAAACCTCAGAAGGAGATTTTATTTCGATAGTAAGAAGGGTAAAAAATAGAAAAATAAATCTTAATAAAGTTTATAAAATATATTTGTTGATGAAAAAAATAGAAAAGTATGATATAGAAGGAGCAGAAAAAAGATTAAAGGAGATAATAGAGGAAAAACCTTACTCATTTTTTATTAATATAGTTGGAAATTGTATTGGAGCATCATTTTTTTCAATACTTTTTTTAGGAGATTCCAAAGATTTTATAGCTTCTTTTCTATCTGGATTGATAATAGCAATATCTTCAAAATTATTGAATAAATTAAATTTTGGAATGTTTTTCATAAATTTAATTTGTGGTTTTATAGCAACTATTTCAGCTTGTTTTTTTCATTATATAGGACTTATAAATGGAGTTTCTATAACAACTATTTCTACATTGATGATATTAGCACCAGGAGTCGCTTTTATTAATTCAATGAGAGATATATTTGCTGGAGAATTAGTAACAGGAATGTCTAGATTAATGGAGGTAGTTGCTATAGGGGTATCAATAGCTATTGGTTCAGGAATAGCTTTAAATATGTATTTGAGCTTAGGGGGAACTATATGATAGAGAATTTTGAAAGCTGGATTTTTCAAATAATAGCAGCAATAATTACAAGTGTTGGTTTTGGAATAATGTTTAATATTAAGAAAAAAAATCTTTTTCATACTGGTATAGCAGGGGGAATAAGTTGGGCTGTATATCTTTTAGGGAAAAGTTGTAATTTATCAGATGGGAATACTTATTTTTTAGCAACTCTTTCTCTTTCATTATATTCTGAAATGATTGCTAGAAAGATAAAAACACCAGTTACAAATATTTTAATAGCGGCACTTATTCCGCTAGCTCCTGGAGGAGGTATATATTATACAATGTATAACATAATAGAAAAAAATTACTCCTTAGCTATAGAAAAGGGAATGAGTACTTTTGTTATTGCTTGTGCAATGGCTTTAGGTATATTTACAGCAGCAAATATAGTAAAAATTATAGATAAAATTTATAAAAATTAAGGTTGATTTCATAAAAAAAAAATGGTATTATAAATTGGCTATAAACAATAAACAAATATTATAAAGTTTATATATTTTGTAAATAGTTTGTAAAATATATTTATTTTTAATTAATATTTGGATAAAAATTGGGCTATTTCATTTTGTTGACAGCCCTATTTTTATGTATATTTATTTAAAATATGGATAGAGGGTGAAGAGATTGAATAAAAATTTAAGCTTAGGAAAAGAAAAAATTTCAAAACTATTTTTTTCATATGCAATACCATCTACATTAAGTATGTTGGTGGTTTCATTATACAATATAGCAGATGGTATTTTTATCACTAGAGGAGTTGGAAGTGATGGAGTAGCTGCAGTTAATATAGGTTACCCAATAATTAATTTCACTGTTGCTTTAAGTTTGATGTTTGGAATAGGTGGAGCAACTTTAATAGCATTTAGAAAAAATGATATTGAATATCAGAATAAATGTTTTTCTCATATTATTTTATTAAATATTATTGTTTATATAATTGTAGCAACTGGAATTTTTGTATTCACAGATCCATTGATGAAAACTTTAGGTGCCAATGACCAGTTGATGCCAATGATAAAAGGGTATATGTATCCTTGCACAATATCAACATTCTTTCTAATGTTATCTATGTCATTAAATGCAGTTGTAAGAAATGATAATGCTCCTAAAAGAGCAATGGTTTCAATGTTTATTGGGGCAGCTTTAAATATAGTATTAGATTATATTTTCATATTTGAATTTCATTTTGGAATAGTTGGAGGGGCAGTAGCAACAGCAATAAGTCAAATAATATCAGCTCTATATCTATGTAAACATTTTATAGGGTCTACTTTCAAATTTAAAATGAATTGGAAAATTTTAGATTTTAGATTATTAAAAAGATTGCTACTAATAGGATTTCCATCATTTATATTAGAATTTGCTGTAGCTGTAATAACTGTACTTTTAAATATAGCATTTATGCAGACAGCTGGAGTTTTTGGAACAGCAGCTTATGGAATAATATCTTATAGTTTTATGTTTTTTAGAATGTTATTCACAGGATTATCTCAAGGAATACAACCAATAGTAAGTTATAACTTTGGAGTTAAAAAGTTTAAGAGAGTTAGAAAAACTTTTTTATTTGCACATAAAGTTTGTTTCTGTACTTCAATAGTTTCTTTAATTTTAGTATTTGTATTTTCTAAAAATGTCGTAAGTGTATTTACTCATGAACCAGATTTAATAGTAGAATCAGCTAAAGGATTTATATTATACTCTATAGCAGTTTCGTTTTTAGGCTTTAACTTTGTAAATATAGCTTATTTACAAGCAGTAGAAAGACCTTTTATTTCAAATGTAATTTGTATGTCAAGAAGTTTTCTATTTGTATTCATAGCTTTATCAATATTACCTAAATTTTTAGGAATAAATGGAATATGGTTAGCTCTTCCATTTGCAGATTTTATAACAGCAATTTTAACTTATCCATTTTTAAAAAATTTTATGATGAGATATGTAGGTAGTAGAAATTAGTTAAAAAGTATTATATAATTGAAAGAAAAAAGTAGGGATACAATATGAATAATGAAAGTTCAATAGGGATTTTTGATTCTGGAATAGGTGGATTAACAATTTTAAAAAAGATTAGAGAGTTTCTTCCAAGAGAGAATATTATCTATTATGGGGATTGGAAAAATAATCCATATAGTGAAAAAAGTGAAGAGGAAATAAAAAGTTTTAGTAGAGAGATAACAGAATTTCTATTAAGAAATAATTGTAAAGCGATAGTTATTGCTTGTAGTATTTTTTCAACAGCTTCATTGGATTATTTAAAAAGTTTGAATCCTAATGTTGTAATAGTAGGAATGATTGATGGAGGAGTAAATTCAGCTATTTTAGAGAGTGAAAATCAAAAAATAGCTGTTATGGGTTCAGAGTTTGTTATAAATTCAGATATTTATGAAAAGAAAATAAAAGAGTTGAATCCTAAGACAGAAGTATACCAAATTTCTTGTAAAAAATTATGTAGTATGTTAGAAGAGGGATGGGAAAATTTTCCAAATAGATTAGAGGTACTAAGTGAATATTTA
The window above is part of the uncultured Fusobacterium sp. genome. Proteins encoded here:
- a CDS encoding MATE family efflux transporter, yielding MNKNLSLGKEKISKLFFSYAIPSTLSMLVVSLYNIADGIFITRGVGSDGVAAVNIGYPIINFTVALSLMFGIGGATLIAFRKNDIEYQNKCFSHIILLNIIVYIIVATGIFVFTDPLMKTLGANDQLMPMIKGYMYPCTISTFFLMLSMSLNAVVRNDNAPKRAMVSMFIGAALNIVLDYIFIFEFHFGIVGGAVATAISQIISALYLCKHFIGSTFKFKMNWKILDFRLLKRLLLIGFPSFILEFAVAVITVLLNIAFMQTAGVFGTAAYGIISYSFMFFRMLFTGLSQGIQPIVSYNFGVKKFKRVRKTFLFAHKVCFCTSIVSLILVFVFSKNVVSVFTHEPDLIVESAKGFILYSIAVSFLGFNFVNIAYLQAVERPFISNVICMSRSFLFVFIALSILPKFLGINGIWLALPFADFITAILTYPFLKNFMMRYVGSRN
- a CDS encoding threonine/serine exporter family protein; protein product: MIENFESWIFQIIAAIITSVGFGIMFNIKKKNLFHTGIAGGISWAVYLLGKSCNLSDGNTYFLATLSLSLYSEMIARKIKTPVTNILIAALIPLAPGGGIYYTMYNIIEKNYSLAIEKGMSTFVIACAMALGIFTAANIVKIIDKIYKN
- a CDS encoding amidohydrolase, with protein sequence MGKLLIKNGYIVSMNEKREVFNGGSILIEDDKIKAIGKIDESSLENDVEIYDAKGKIILPGLINTHVHLSQQLGRGIADDVVLLTWLRERVWPYESSFDYEDSLISSMACCVEMIKSGTTTFLEAGGQYVEAMAEAVEKCGLRACLCKSTMDEGEGLPKPWQKTAEEELREQEELFKKLNNKANGRIKIWFGLRTIFNNSDELIVGTKKLADKYNTGIHMHVLEVKEEMDYTRATRGETTVEHLYRLGALGPNLVAAHVVWLTEREIDLFRLYDVKASHNPAAAMKVVLGFARIPEMMEKGITVGIGTDGAPSNNRMDMMRDMYLTSLLHKGRTLNPKSVSAEEVLEMATINGAKCALQEKEIGSLEVGKKADLIVLNPDNIHSLPLIDPIANIVYAMDSENVESTMCDGRWLMKERKILFLDEEELLEKVKIQSKKVIEKAGIKLPNRFPVIDVK
- a CDS encoding threonine/serine exporter family protein; the encoded protein is MEKKFEHRVINLVGDIGETLLENGSEIYRVENSICEIAKHFGFYPQCFATLTCIIITFETSEGDFISIVRRVKNRKINLNKVYKIYLLMKKIEKYDIEGAEKRLKEIIEEKPYSFFINIVGNCIGASFFSILFLGDSKDFIASFLSGLIIAISSKLLNKLNFGMFFINLICGFIATISACFFHYIGLINGVSITTISTLMILAPGVAFINSMRDIFAGELVTGMSRLMEVVAIGVSIAIGSGIALNMYLSLGGTI
- the murI gene encoding glutamate racemase, with protein sequence MNNESSIGIFDSGIGGLTILKKIREFLPRENIIYYGDWKNNPYSEKSEEEIKSFSREITEFLLRNNCKAIVIACSIFSTASLDYLKSLNPNVVIVGMIDGGVNSAILESENQKIAVMGSEFVINSDIYEKKIKELNPKTEVYQISCKKLCSMLEEGWENFPNRLEVLSEYLKDIPEDVDTLILGGTHYPIIKEDIKRFFNKKIVDSSTESVIELFKELGEKKLLREGIKKGKIEFYINGNREKFKRVAEKILDEKEKINIFSIY
- a CDS encoding NCS2 family permease, which gives rise to MTNNLLEKVFKIEERKSSVRTEVIGGVTTFLAMAYIIFVNPAILSLAGMDKGALITVTCLATAIGTFLAAFIGNVPIAMAPGMGLNAFFTFTLVMGKGVPWQDALGVVFISGVFFFILAASGLREKLASAIPTPITIASTAGIGLFIAFIGLKNMGIIVADPATLVALGKFDLPVTLSILGLVLMAIFELKKVRGGILISIVIITVLGMILGLVELPKAIISMPPSIEPIAFKLNIFGAFKISLFGSIFSFMFIDLFDSLGFLIACFREIGLVDENGKYKGLGRMMFADVSSTIIGACLGTSTVTTFGESAAGIAAGAKTGLASFVTAILFLLALLITPLVGIVPMFAAAPSLVMVGVFMFKSVRDLDLSDIKIAVPAFVTIIFMPLTYSISIGLSFGFVSYIIMHAVAKEWNKINTVLWIIGALSLVNLIWR